The genomic window tctatggagagagcaacagatttgttggaaatcatacatacagatgtatgtggtccgatgaatgttgaggctcgtggcggatatcgttatttcctcaccttcacagatgatttgagcagatatgggtatatctacttaatgaagcacaagtctgaaacatttgaaaagttcaaagaatttcagagtgaagtagaaaatcatcgtaacaagaaaataaagtttctactatctgatcgtggaggagaatatttgagttacgagtttggtttacatttgaaacaatgtggaatagtttcgcaactcacgccacctggaacaccacagcgaaatggtgtgtccgaacgtcgtaatcatactttacttgatatggtgcgatctatgatgtctcttaccgatttaccgctatcgttttggggttatgctttagagacggccgcattcacgttaaatagggcaccatcaaaatccgttgagacgacgccttatgaactgtggtttggcaagaaaccaaagttgtcgtttctcaaagtttggggctgcgatgcttatgtgaagaaacttcaaccagataagctcgaacccaaatcggagaaatgtgtcttcataggatacccaaaggagacaattgggtacaccttctatcacagatctgaaggcaagattttcgttgctaaaatcggatcctttctagagaaggagtttctctcgaaagaagtgagtgggaggaaagtagaacttgatgagataactgtatctactcccttattggaaagtagttcatcacaagaaccggttcctgtgacaactacaccaattagtgaggaagctaatgatattgatcatgaaacttcagatcaagtttctactgaacctcgtaggtctaccagagtaagatccgcaccagagtggtacggaaatcctattctggaagtcatgttactagaccatgatgaacctacgaactatgaggaagcgatgatgagcccagattccgcaaaatggctagaggccatgaaatctgagataggatccatgtatgaaaacaaagtatggactttggttgacttgcccgatgatcggcaagccattgagaataaatggatctttaagaagaagactgacgctgatggtaatgttactgtctacaaagctcgacttgttgcaaaaggttttcgacaagttcaaggggttgactatgatgagactttctcacccgtagcgatgcttaagtctatccgaatcatgttggctattgctgcttttcatgattatgaaatttggcaaatggatgtcaagactgcattcttgaatggatttctagaagaagagttgtatatgatgcaacctgaaggttttgttgatccaaaaggtgctgacaaagtgtgcaagctccaacgttccatttatggactggtgcaagcatctcggagttggaataaatgttttgatagtgtgatcaaagcatatggctttatacagacttttggagaagcctgtatttacaagaaagtgagtgggagctctgtagcatttctagttttatatgttgatgacatattattaattggaaatgatatagaatttctggatagcataaagggatacttgaataaaagtttttctatgaaagacctcggtgaagctgcttacatattgggcatcaagatctatagagatagatcaagacgcttaataggactttcagaaagtacataccttgacaaattttttgaaaaagttcaaaatggatcaggcaaagaaaggattcttgcctgtgctacaaggtgtgaagttgagtcaaactcaatgcccgaccacagcagaagatagagagaaaatgaaagatgttccctatgcttcagccataggctctatcatgtatgtaatgctgtgtaccagacctaacgtatgcttagcaataagcttggcaggtaggtaccaaagtaatccaggagtggatcactggacagcggtcaagaacatcctgaaatacctgaaaaggactaaggatatgtttctcgtatatggaggtgacaaagagctagtcgtaaatggttacgtcgatgcaagctttgacactgatccggacgattctaaatcgcagaccggatacgtgtttttattaaacggtggagctgtaagttggtgcagttctaaacaaagcgtcgtggcaggatctacatgtgaagcggagtacatagctgcttctgaagcagcaaatgaaggagtctggatgaaggagttcatttccgatctaggtgtcatacctagtgcatcgggaccaatgaagatcttctgtgacaatactggtgcaattgccttggcaaaggaatccagatttcacaagaggaccaagcacatcaagagacgcttcaattccattcgggaccaagtccaagtgggagacatagagatttgcaagatacatacggatctgaatgttgcagacccgttgactaagcctctctcacgagcaaaacatgatcaacaccaagactccatgggtgttagaatcattactatgtaatctagattattgactctagtgcaagtgggagactgaaggaaatatgccctagaggcaataataaagttattatttatttcctcatatcatgataaatgtttattattcatgctagaattgtattaaccggaaacatgatacatgtgtgaatatatagacaaacatatagtcactagtatgcctctacttgactagctcattaatcaaagatggttatgtttcctaaccattgacatgtgttgtcatttgattaatgggatcacattattaggagaatgaggtgattgacatgacccatcccgttagcttagcacttgatcgtttaatattctgctattgcttccttcatgacttatacatgttcctgtaactatgaaaATTGTgtaactcctgtttgccggaggaacactttgggtactaccaaacgtcacaacgtaactgggtgattataaaggagtactacaggtgtctctgaaggtacatgttgagttagcataattcgagattaggttttgtcactccgattgtcggagaggtatctctgggccctctcggcaatgctcatcacctaagccttgcaagcatgtaactaatgagttagttataagatgaagtattacagaacgagtaaagagacttgtcgataacgagactgaactaggtattggataccgacgatcgaatctcggacaagtaacataccgatgacaaagggaacaacgtatgatgttatgcggtttgaccgataaagatcttcgtagaatatgtaggaaccaatatgggcatccaggtcccgctattggttattgaccagagatgtgtctcagtcatgtctacatcgttctcgaaccgtagggtccgcacgcttaaggtttcgatgacagttatattatgagtttatgtattttgaatgtaccgaaggttgttcggagtcccggatatgattacggacatgacgaggagtttcgaaatggtcgagacataaagattgatatattggacggatatatttggacaccggaaaggttccggagaagtttggagcccagaaggttaccggaaccccccgggaggtatatgggccttattgggcccatgtaggaggaagagagaaggagcaaggaagggggcgcgccccccaagcccaatccgaattgggggaagggggccggcccccctttcctttctccttccccctcttcctattactactactagtactacttcctaatactagtactctttcctcccccctccaaataagataggaaaagagagggaaacctacttggagtaggtttccccctcctcatggcgcgcccccctagggccggccacctctcctccctccctcctttatatacgggggtaagggggcaccctagaacagacaagttgatcattgatcgttccttagccgtgtgcggtgcccccctccacgatatcacacctcggtcatattgtagcggtgcttaggcgaagccctgcaacaggagaacatcaagatcgtcaccacgccgtcgtgctgacggaactccccctcggcgcctctgctggatcggagatcgagggtgcgtcatcgagctgtacgcgtgtcaagaaactcggaggtgccgaagtaacggtacttggatcggttgaaccggaggacgtacgactacttcctctacgttgcgtcaacgcttccgcttcggtctacgagggtacgtagacaacactctcccctcgttgctatatcatcaccatgatcttgcgtgttgcgtaggaaattttttgaaattactacgttccccaacagaaagagGCCGGGGATGGAGGCAGGTTGCGACACGTCCGCCGACCGCCGCGAAGCCTCCTGCAGCACACTCGCCCACGAGCCCACCCGGAGCTGTCGCCGTCATGAagggcgccgccccgccgcgcttGAAAGGAAGCGTCTGGATAAGATAGAAGGAAAGGATCGCGGGCTGAATTCTTACAAACATAGGGCTATTTTTGTAAAAATGAATAGTTTTCTCAGATTCACTTAAAcggggactgcgggttgatttgtCAGAAATAGAGGGGGTTTTCCGCAAAATTGCCAACGACGTACGACAGAAACTCAattttctttattattaggtaaagattgatGAATAATTCCTCTTATAGCCAAAGCTGGACCACTCAGCCCGCGTCTAGCCCAGTAGCATGCAGTAATAGGCTGGGCAGGGCGGCAGGTTTGGCAGTCGGCCCGTGATTGCAGCCGGACGAAAGGTTCTGGAGAACCATCGGCCCATGTACGTTATCGGTGCCGAACTTACTCGCTGTTTCTTTGTCTTAAAAAAAAACTTACTCGCTGTTTCTCTCTCATTTATCCACCCCatcgcgctctctctctctctcattctccATCTCATCCAGATCCCGCCGCCCCAACCCTCTCACCCTTTTCCCGGCGAGTCGCACCGCCCCAACCCTCTCCCACCCTCATCTCGTAGCTCCCCTTCCCTTCATCATGCTCGGGCTCCCTCTCGCTTCTGCGGCCTGGACCCATGTGGTTGGCAGAGCCGTGGCGGGGGAGCTTCACCGGCTACGTCGCCGTGGGTTCACAGGAGTGAAACGCCAGACTTTTTCGGGAGACGACGCTGTTGCGACGCCTCTCTGCCATCACCGGTGCTGCCATTTTCGTCGGGCGTAGCGTGCGACCCACAACATTGGGGACACACCAGTTTCGTCGGTCGATTCAGACCCAACTCCGTCCCCGCTTCTTCCCTCGAGCCAGCGATGGCTGTTCTATTCCATTCCCCGTTTAATTTTGAGTACTGGAGTCCAAGGCGAGCCCAACTATGGCTGAGAATGAGGTACATTTTCCACTCCATTCAGCAAACAATTCTAACTTTTAACGACCAAATATTTTGTCGTTAAAAatcatttttctactagtgccagggCCCAAGGCTGCTGTAGTGCTAGACGCTGTGGCCGTCTTCTCCCACGCGGGGGCCTGTCGCGCGCTTACCCGGGAGTGTCGACGGTGGGCACGACCTGTACTGCTTCCTGCTGGCCTCTCAAGGCCTCCTCCTGGTCCACAGCTACTCCGCGACTCCAAATTGGCGGCATTGAAAAAAGGCCTGTCTTTTTTGTGCTCGAATTTCTTGCTTCTTCCCTGATTGTTGGTGAATGTGTGAGTTTGTGGTTGCTCGGATTGGAGAGGTCGTCAAGCTGCAAAAAGAGTCATAGCCAGATTACTACTAATTTTATAGAATATATCAGGACCTTGAACGAATCCAATTCTTTCTAGTTTGTCTGCTGATGTATATGTTATCTTTTCTGTTCCTAACTATGGCCCACTGACGTAATGTTGTTGTTCTTAGTTTCCCCCTTGCCTGCTCCCTGATCCAGGCCTGCATCAATTTTTTTGTTTGGTTTCCTATGTGATGCATCTTTGATTTGATGATGCTGGTGACTAGCCGTATACGTGGTCTGGTGTCCCAAGCTGCTGCCTCGAGGTCGCCATACTTCACAAAAATCATGACGGTGCTGCGTTGTGCTCACCACAGAAATTGGGGGTCATGAGGAGGAAGACAATGGCACGCACGAGGAAATTAGAGACAGCAGTGGCACCAAACATTACTTGAGCCTGATCTTTTTTTTGCTAGCTTAGTGTTTTGCTTTCATAGGTTTGGAGCTCTAAATTTAAGCTTTTGGTCTGAATCTTCAGTTGATCCACAGACTTCTGATCATTCTGAACAAATGCTTGAACTCTTTGTTGTTTCATGTGATTTTTGGAAGTTCATTAGATTTTGGAAAGTTGTTTGATTTCCCTTAATCGATTTCTGAATCTCCTCCCTTCTTTAGTGGAGTTCCCTGCAAGTGTTGTTTTAGTGCATGGTTAAATTCTATTTTTGGTGTTGGCTTTTGAGAGTATCAGATGAGACAAGCAATGAAATGGACTGTGTGGATAATCACAGGAATGGTGTTCCGTGGATAGGTCATGCGTTGGAGAGGGAACGACAAGCTGCAGCAGCGAGAGGTCTTGCCTCTTTTCTGCTGTTCTTGCTTCTCCCCTATGATTTTTTAGTTGGTTGTCTTGGAGAGGAAACGACAAGCTGCAGCAGCCAGAGTAGTAGGAGCAGCAGCTTCAACTCCCACGGTATGTTCTACATTTTTCTGCACTGATGTTTTTGTTATGGTCCAACTGAATTAATTTTGACTGCATCTTATTCTCTGCAGTCTCTGAGATTTGTTCTCCAGTTCAAACTGTGCGTCAACTGTTCAACTGAATGTCTTAAAAAACGATGTTTGATGGAATGCCAGAAAAGAATGCACGTCTTTTTCCTGGCTAAAATTTCGTTGAGAGTGTTCTGTTTTCTCTATCTGGTAAATTTCATTGGCCTCAGAGTTGATTCCCTCTTTTAATTCATTTGGTGTGGTTTTCTAAATGAAGAAGCAGAACCATTTTGGTTGTTATTTTAGAATCATTGGTTATAACGTGGGCGCCATACAGATCCTGCCTCGCTCCATACTACTGTACTAAGAAATTCTGGATGCACTTGTCTATTTGTTTACTCTGAATTTTACGGTATAGCAGAAATCAGTTTGTTTCCGAGAAAATGGGATGCAACTCCTGGCTGGATGGCTTGTACTGCAGCGCACAAAGCTTGTTGACTGCGGAGCTACCAGTCTAATAGACCTAGCTTACTAAGTACAGTATTTCACTTGATGTAttacaaaattagaaaaaaaataaatCCATACCTGCATCTCACTGAACTGGTTGACAGAAACGCTTTCTGCAGCAAGAACATCACATGGTGGTTCGATGATCCCAGCAAAATGGTCCTCAACCTTGATAATACTCTTTGAGAGACTCCCCTGGAATTACTTGCATCTCCCAAACCAAATCTCCCATTGAAGCCATTATACTTTGCTCAAACTTGCAGAAGAGATGCATCACTAATATAGATCAGGGTATTCAGTACAGAAACATTTTTGGGACTGCATTTGATGGTGCTTTTGTCACGGTCAGAAAAGCTTGCACTTCACAATAAGTTGACAATTCAACAAGTTCTCCAGGCTCGGAACGAACGGATTGTATGAATGCTTGGTTAACTACC from Triticum aestivum cultivar Chinese Spring chromosome 3B, IWGSC CS RefSeq v2.1, whole genome shotgun sequence includes these protein-coding regions:
- the LOC123070219 gene encoding uncharacterized protein isoform X3, with translation MAVLFHSPFNFEYWSPRRAQLWLRMRAQGCCSARRCGRLLPRGGLSRAYPGVSTVGTTCTASCWPLKASSWSTATPRLQIGGIEKRNGVPWIGHALERERQAAAARGLASFLLFLLLPYDFLVGCLGEETTSCSSQSSRSSSFNSHVSEICSPVQTVRQLFN
- the LOC123070219 gene encoding uncharacterized protein isoform X2, with the protein product MAVLFHSPFNFEYWSPRRAQLWLRMSARAQGCCSARRCGRLLPRGGLSRAYPGVSTVGTTCTASCWPLKASSWSTATPRLQIGGIEKRNGVPWIGHALERERQAAAARGLASFLLFLLLPYDFLVGCLGEETTSCSSQSSRSSSFNSHVSEICSPVQTVRQLFN